In one window of Gorilla gorilla gorilla isolate KB3781 chromosome 2, NHGRI_mGorGor1-v2.1_pri, whole genome shotgun sequence DNA:
- the ESYT3 gene encoding extended synaptotagmin-3 isoform X5 — translation MIMESKFREKLEPKIREKSIHLRTFTFTKLYFGQKCPRVNGVKAHTNTCNRRRVTVDLQICYIGDCEISVELQKIQAGVNGIQLQGTLRVILEPLLVDKPFVGAVTVFFLQKPHLQINWTGLTNLLDAPGINDVSDSLLEDLIAAHLVLPNRVTVPVKKGLDLTNLRFPLPCGVIRVHLLEAEQLAQKDNFLGLRGKSDPYAKVSIGLQHFRSRTIYRNLNPTWNEVFEFMVYEVPGQDLEVDLYDEDTDRDDFLGSLQICLGDVMTNRVVDEWFVLNDTTSGRLHLRLEWLSLLTDQEVLTEDHGGLSTAILVVFLESACNLPRNPFDYLNGEYRAKKLSRFARNKVSKDPSSYVKLSVGKKTHTSKTCPHNKDPVWSQVFSFFVHNVATERLHLKVLDDDQECALGMLEVPLCQILPYADLTLEQRFQLDHSGLDSLISMRLVLRFLQVEERELGSPYTGPEALKKGPLLIKKVATNQGPKAQPQEEGPTDLPCPPDPASDTKDASRSTTTTTSATTVATEPTSQETGPEPKGKDSAKRFCEPIGEKKSPATIFLTVPGPHSPGPIKSPRPMKCPASPFAWPPKRLAPSMSSLNSLASSCFDLADISLNIEGGDFRRRQLGEIQLTVRYVCLRRCLSVLINGCRNLTPCNSSGADPYVRVYLLPERKWACRKKTSVKRKTLEPLFDETFEFFVPMEEVKKRSLDVAVKNSRPLGSHRRKELGKVLIDLSKEDLIKGFSQWYELTPNGQPRS, via the exons CTACATCGGGGACTGTGAAATCAGTGTGGAGCTGCAGAAGATTCAGGCTGGTGTGAACGGGATCCAG TTGCAGGGCACCCTGCGGGTCATCCTGGAGCCCCTCCTAGTGGACAAGCCCTTTGTGGGAGCTGTGACTGTATTCTTCCTTCAGAAGCCG CACCTACAGATCAACTGGACTGGCCTGACCAACCTGCTGGATGCGCCGGGAATCAA TGATGTGTCAGACAGCTTGCTGGAGGACCTCATTGCCGCCCACCTGGTGCTGCCCAACCGTGTGACTGTGCCTGTGAAGAAGGGGCTGGATCTGACCAACCTGCGCTTCCCTCTGCCCTGT GGGGTGATCAGAGTGCACTTGCTGGAGGCAGAGCAGCTGGCCCAGAAGGACAACTTTCTGGGGCTCCGAGGCAAGTCAGATCCCTACGCCAAGGTGAGCATCGGCCTACAGCATTTCCGGAGTAGGACCATCTACAGGAACCTGAACCCCACCTGGAACGAAGTGTTTGAG TTCATGGTGTACGAAGTCCCTGGACAGGACCTGGAGGTGGACCTGTATGATGAGGATACCGACAGGGATGACTTCCTGGGCAG CCTGCAGATCTGCCTTGGAGATGTCATGACCAACAGAGTGGTGGATGAG TGGTTTGTCCTGAATGACACAACCAGCGGGCGGCTGCACCTGCGGCTGGAGTGGCTTTCATTGCTTACTGACCAAGAAGTTCTGACTGAG GACCATGGTGGCCTTTCCACTGCCATTCTCGTGGTCTTCTTGGAGAGTGCCTGCAACTTGCCG AGAAACCCTTTTGACTACCTGAATGGTGAATATCGAGCCAAAAAACTCTCCAGGTTTGCCAGA AACAAGGTCAGCAAAGACCCTTCTTCCTATGTCAAACTATCTGTAGGCAAGAAGACACATACAAGTAAG ACCTGTCCCCACAACAAGGACCCTGTGTGGAGCCAGGTGTTCTCCTTCTTTGTGCACAATGTGGCCACTGAGCGGCTCCATCTGAAG GTGCTTGATGATGACCAGGAGTGTGCTCTGGGAATGCTGGAGGTCCCCCTGTGCCAGATCCTCCCCTATGCTGACCTCACTCTTGAGCAGCGCTTTCAGCTGGACCACTCAGGCCTGGACAGCCTCATCTCCATGAGGCTGGTGCTTCGG TTCCTGCAAGTGGAGGAACGAGAGCTGGGGAGCCCATACACAGGACCTGAAGCCCTAAAGAAAGGCCCTCTGCTCATCAAGAAAGTGGCTACCAACCAGGGTCCCAAAGCCCAACCTCAGGAAGAAGGCCCTACAGATTTGCCATGTCCCCCAGACCCTGCTTCTGATACTAAGGACGCATCCAGGAGTACCACAACCACCACCAGTGCTACCACCGTTGCCACTGAGCCCACATCCCAAGAGACAGGCCCAGAGCCTAAAGGCAAGGACAGTGCCAAAAGGTTCTGTGAGCCCATCGGGGAGAAGAAGAGTCCAGCCACCATCTTCCTGACTGTCCCAGGTCCCCACTCTCCAGGGCCCATCAAGTCACCCAGACCCATGAAATGCCCTGCCTCCCCATTCGCATGGCCGCCCAAGAGGCTGGCTCCCAGCATGTCCTCGCTCAACTCCTTGGCCTCTTCTTGCTTTGACCTGGCAGATATCAGCCTCAACATTGA AGGTGGGGACTTCAGGCGACGGCAGCTGGGCGAGATTCAGCTCACAGTGCGCTATGTGTGTCTGCGGCGCTGCCTCAGCGTGCTAATCAATGGCTGCAG AAACCTAACACCATGTAACAGCAGTGGAGCTGATCCCTACGTCCGTGTCTACTTGTTGCCAGAAAGGAAGTGGGCATGTCGTAAGAAGACTTCAGTGAAGCGGAAGACCTTGGAACCCCTGTTTGATGAGAC ATTTGAATTTTTTGTTCCCATGGAAGAAGTAAAGAAGAGGTCACTAGATGTTGCAGTGAAAAATAGTAGGCCACTTGGCTCACACAGAAGAAAGGAGTTAGGAAAA GTACTGATtgacttatcaaaagaagatctGATTAAGGGCTTTTCACAATG GTATGAGCTGACTCCAAATGGACAGCCCAGAAGCTGA